TTTGCAAATATTCAATGTCATCCGCAAGCATCCCGAGAATATCCCCAGTGCGGAAGCGTGACGACAGGAACAAAGCCTGTGGCTCCAAAATATTGTACAGACGCACACGCATCTTAGATAGAATTCGCAAAATCGTGTCATGCCCAACTAAACGTTCTACATAATGAATGACAGCCCGACTCGTTCCGAACGTACGCACACCTACAATCGGTACATAAATCATTAGAATATTTTCGACGGGTGTAGACGCTTTTGAGATCAGAAATCCTGAAGTATACATTAATGATGAGGCTGTAAAAATCGTCAACGCTCCAAGCACGATAATAAGCACAAAACGCCAAAAATACGACGATACATACGGAGCAAACCATCCTTCACGTTTCAATGGATTCCCTCCAATTGCGACCCAATCAACTCATAATACGCACCCTTGCGGGCAAGCAACTCCTGATGGGTACCGATTTCTGCCACTTTTCCTTGTTTCATTACTACAATAATGTCCATATCAAGCATCCAGTGCAGGCGATGTGTAGCCAGAAAGACCAGCTTTCCTTCAAAAAGAGGCACCATCGTCTCCTTCAGCTCATATTCCGTCTCAATATCCAGATGCGCCGTTGGCTCATCTAATAACATAATTGGACGACTGCTGAGTAAAGCTCGAGCCAGCGCAACCCGCTGCTCCTGCCCGCCACTGAACGAACGACCGCCGCCGCCGATCATCTCATCCAAGCCATTTGGAAGGGTTGCCACCAGCTCTGATAATCCGGTAGCTTTCACAGCTGCAGCCACAGCTTCCATAGAAGCCTCAGGGTAATAGAAGCGAATATTATCAGCCAATGTACCACTAAAAATATAAGGGCGCTGCGGGATATACGAGGTCTGCTTTCGCCAAGCCTCATCCGTTAATGCGCTAACCGTTGTACCGTTAACCGTGATACTTCCTGAAGTAGGGTGCAAAAAGCCCCCTAGTATATCCACTAACGTAGATTTACCGGCCCCACTCTCTCCGATAATCCCAATTTTGCTTGCTCCTTTAAATTGCAGGTTCACCGCTTCCAGCGAAGAAAGACCAGCTTCCTCGTATTTCACACTGACATCATTTAATGTAAGTGTGCTATTTTTATGCCAAGTGAATATCTCTTCTGGTGTTTTCGATGCTGATTTCAATGCTTGGTCACCATTAGAACCTACTACTTCAGCTTTCACTTCATCCTGATCTATAATGCTCTTCATTGCCTCAGCGGCTTCCTTACCATCGAGAGTAGCATGGAAATCCGAACCTACCAATCGTACAGGCAAAAAATATTCCGGTGCCAAGATCAGAATGGTTAAGCCCGTAACCAGTGTCATCTGATCGTTGACCAGACGCAGGCCGAGACTTACCGCGACGGAAGCAACGGATAACATCGTAAAGAAGTCCAGCGCGAACGAAGATAAAAAGGCTACTCGCAGTGTACGCATCGTCGCCGAGCGATATCGATCGCTGACGGTGGCAATACTCGTGCTATGACTACGACTGCGGCCCAGAAATTTCAGCGTTTCTAGCCCACGGAGAGAGTCTACGAAATGATTAGATAAGGTGCGATAAGATTTTAGCTGACGGTCCATCTGCTTGCGAGCCGTCATCCCGATCAAGATCATAAAAACAATAATAATCGGCATGGTGATCGTTAGAATTATCCCACTCGCGGTATCCATCTTGTAGATATAAATAAGCACCAAAATCGGTGTAATTGACATCCCTACCATTCTAGGGATAATCGCTTCTAAATATGTGCGGAACTTTGTTACGCCTTCCAGCACAAGTGTGACAAGATCCCCGGTTCCACGCCCGCCCACCATTCTGGGTCCAAGCTGGAAGAGCTTATCCATCATTTCCCTCCGCATGTTGCTGCCTGTTGCTTCCGCAAAGCGGTAAGAGATACGGCTCATCAGCATGGCGCAAGCATGGCGCACTAGAAATGCAAGAAGGAACAATAGCGAAGTAGCCCATTGTTCCTTCAGAGGTTCTCCTGCAAATAGCGCAGAGATGACTTCTGCCAGCCATTTGGCCAGCAGAAGTATGGACATGCTTTGCACCAGGGTAAGGAGGCCAACGATCAGAAATACCGGCTTAACTCCTTTATACCCAAGCAAATTTTTATCCATTAGTATTCAAGATGCTCCTTCTCGTGAACGCGTTTATGAAAGACAAAGTAACTCCAAATTTGATATCCCAATACGAATGGAAGGATGGTCAGTGCCACAATCGTCATTACCTTTAAAGAGTAATGTCCCGAAGCCGCATTGGTGATTGTCAAATTAAAGGCTTGATCGATTGAACTAATCATAACACGTGGGAACAATCCTACAAAGATAGAAGTTACGGACAATGCTATTACCGCTCCTGTCATACCAAAAGCATAGCCATCCTTCTTCTTCGTCATGAAATAACCCGATAATATAAACGCGATAATTCCCAGCGCTACTATAATCATAAGAACTAAACCACGTTGTTCGAAAATATCAGTCATATAATAAGTCATTACCACGAAAGCAAGCAATAAAGCCCCAAGTGGCAAAAGCAATCTTTGCGCCATTTTTCGAGCGCGAGCCTGTAGATCTCCCACTGTACGCAACGTTGTGAACATGAGACCATGTACCAAACAAAGAAGGACAACAGTCACACCAGCTACTACGGTATACACATTTACGATATCTGTAAAACCTGCGTACATTTGCATATCGCCATCAATCGGCAAACCTTTGATGAAGCTGGCGAACACCACAGCAAGGAGGAAAGGTGGGAGGAAGCTGCCGAAAAAGATACAAACATCCCAAGTTTTTTTCCAAGCTACTGAATCCCGTTTACCTCTAAATTCAAAAGCAACACCACGTGCAATCAAAGCTAATAAAGCAAAGACAAAGGGAATGTAAAATCCGCTAAACAACGTTGCATACCACTCAGGGAAAGCCGCAAACATTGCACCCGCAGCAGTAATTAACCATACCTCGTTTCCATCCCAGAAGGGTCCGATCGAGTTAATCAGAATCCGGCGCTCAGTGTCATTCTTAGCGAGAATTTGTGTTTCCATCCCTACGCCGAAATCGAAACCCTCCAGGAAGAAGAACCCTATAAACAGAACTGCAATGAGCACAAACCACAATTCATTAAGAGACATCATTGGGCGCCCTCCTCGTTATATGGATCATGCGAATCCCCGTGATCGTTATCCATCGCATAAGGACCTTTTTTAATCACTTTCATAAACAAACCAATTAGAACTAATCCGAGAATGGCGTAAATCGCTGTAAAAGAAATAACAGAGAATAGAACCTGACCACTTGTAATGTTAGGCGACACACTGTCTTCCGTTGTCATCAATCCGAATACCGTCCATGGCTGACGCCCGAATTCGGTCATGACCCAACCTGCTGTATTCGCAATTGGAGGAAGCAGTATTCCCCATAACATAAACCGCATAAACCAAGTGTTTGGACGGTCCATCTTTTTGCGCCACATTAAATACATTGCGTACATACCCATTACGATCATTAACGTTCCTGCTAGAACCATGATCCGGAAACTCCAGAATGTCGTACGTACTGGCGGGATATAGTCACCGGGGCCATAGGTTTGCTCATACTCAGCTTGCAGCTCAAGCATACCTTTAACTTCACCGGAAAATTTACTGTATGAAAGGAAGCTTAGCATATACGGAATTTGAAATTCTCCAGTACTTTCTTGCTTCTCAGGATCAATATTTGCCCATACGGTCCAAGGTGCCGGGTCACCACTCTTACCCCACAGTCCTTCGGAAGCCGCCATCTTCATAGGTTGAGTCTCAACCAAATACTGTGCTTGCGCATGGCCTGCCACGGCTACACCAATAGAAGAAATGATACCTACGATTGCTGCAATTTGAAAAGATTTCTTAAAGAAAGATACATCTTGTTTCTTCAATATTTTATACGCACTAATACCCGTTACGAGGAAGGCGCCTGTTGCATACGCAGCAAGAACCGTGTGCGGGAATTCAACCAGCAATTGTCCGTTCGTAATGAGCGCGAAGAAATCATTCATTTCTGCCCGTCCATTATTTATCGCAAATCCCACAGGATGCTGCATAAAGGAGTTCGCTGCTAGAATCCAGAAAGCGGATAACATCGTACCGAAAGCTACTAGCCAGATGGATAACAAGTGCACTCTTTTGGACACTTTGTCCCAGCCGAATATCCAGATGCCAATAAAAGTAGACTCCAGAAAAAAAGCTGCCAATGCTTCGACTGCAAGTGGAGCCCCGAATACATCACCCACAAAACGTGAATAATCAGACCAGTTCATCCCGAACTGAAATTCCTGCAAAATACCTGTAACTACCCCTACTGCAAAGTTGATGAGAAACAGCTTTCCCCAGAACTGTGCCATTCTTTTGTACTCTTCATTGCCTTTTCTAACGTACATGGTCTCCATGATCGCAATCAAGAGCGCTAGTCCGATTGATACCGGTACAAAGAAATAGTGGAATATTGTCGTCGACGCAAATTGTATACGCGACAGCATTACTGTATCCATATTTTTCCCTTCCTTCTCCCCTTTTCGTTAATTATATTGTGTCAAAAATTTAGACGTCATTTTGTGATAAATGTCACACAAAGGGGTACTTTTAACGGTGAAATTCAAATGATTTGTGACAAAAATCACAATTTACCTTAAAAAAAGCAAAAAAAATAAGACGGTTTGACCGTCTTGAAGTTGTTCACTGCTCTATAACAAGCTTGACTCATAAAGGCATTGGTTAGGTAATGGAAATACCCTTCTTCAGCGATTTGAGATCGCCATTCGAATTAAGCAATTGTGGTAGCATCTTCGTGCTGCGAACCATTGGAGAGTCACATAGACGGCAAGAAGGCGCATGTTCAAATGCGAAATTATCCCTCATCCATCCGTTGCATCCATCATTGGTACACGCCCAAATCGCGGTATTTTCTTCCGGTATTTCTTCCAAAGGTTTCTTCCGGTAGTTCATTGCCGTTCCTCCCATCCTGTAAGTCAATAGTGACTAACTAGATATAAAAAGACCGTCCCAACTTTCACAAGCTGGGACGGTTTCTTCTATTATTACAGTTTTACAACGTTTTCGGCTTGTGGTCCACGGTTGCCTTGAACAACGTTGAATTCAACGCGTTGGCCTTCGTCCAAAGTTTTGAAGCCGTCGCCAGTGATTGCGCTGAAGTGAACGAATACGTCGCTTCCGCCTTCAACTTCGATAAATCCGAATCCTTTTTCTGCGTTGAACCATTTAACTGTACCTGTTTGCATGTGTGTTACCTCCACAAATTTAAATTAATATGTTCTTTTTATCTTCAAACAAAGAAAAAATTCACACATTGAAAAAGGTTGTATTACCGAATATAACAGCCCTTTTCAATGCGAAAATTAGGGACTAAATGTATGATTGATATCATATTACCACACCTGATTAGCAAAGGCAAGCTGGCATCCGTATATATCCGTTTCTACCCTAATAAGTATTACCTTCCAATGTAAGGGTTGCCAGTCAGCCCAAAATTGATTAAATCAGCTTATAATTGCCATATTTATCAAAACTTTAGAAGAAATAGATCCCCGATAGCGATACAGAGTATCGCTATTTCAGGAAGCTCTACCTTCTCAACCGAAGGGGTAGTTCGCTCTACTTGTCATTACTGCTATATCATTATATGCCGACTTCCAGCATATTATTCCTCTGGTTTTTCAAGAAGTTTTACTGTAGTCTGATTAACTTTCCCATTTCGATAATAGGTAATCTTCAGATCCTCACCAATCTTCGTCTGATTATATAAATACTTGCGAAGGGAAAGCGTGGATGTAATAGGTTCATCATTAAATTTCGTAATTACATCATTGAACTGTATTCCCGCTTCTTGTGCAGGTCCAACAGCATCCAGAACGACAACCCCATCCTTAACATTGTTCGGTAGGTTCAGTTCCTTGCGTTGGTCCTCTGCGAGAGGAATGTAAGGATTGTTTAAATCTACCGAATATACGCCTAAGTAGGAACGGGCAATCCGCCCTTTCTCAGCCAGTTCATTAGCGGTATCTATCACATGGTTAGCTGGAATAGCAAAACCCAGCCCTTCTACACCTGCATCGGAGATTTTCATCGTGTTAATACCGATGACTTTACCATCCAGATCCACAAGCGCCCCGCCGCTATTGCCTTCATTAATTGCTGCATCGGTCTGAATGACCTCTTGCTCCCAATCATATACGCCGTCCTGATTCAAGGATACGGGAACCTTCCGTTCAGTATAGCTGACAATACCTGAAGTCAATGTGTCACCAAGTCCCAACGGGTTTCCGATGGCAATGACCGTTTCACCTAGACGAAGCTTCGAGGAATCCCCGAGCTCTGCGATTGTATTGATCCCTTTGGCATCAATAGAAAGGACCGCGATGTCACTCACTTTATCCGTTCCAACGAGTGTAGCTTTACGTGTCTCGCCATCTACTGTTACGACTTCAAGATTGCTAGAGTCTTCGATGACATGGTTATTAGTAATGATAAATGCTTTATTATCTACCTTTTTATAAATCACTCCAGAGCCTAATGCTGACTCATCCAGAATGTTCAATTCTTTATTATCTTCTTTATGGTTGATAATGCTTACTACTGCAGGACGAACCGTAGCAGCGGCTTGAATGATACGGTCAAACGGATCTCTGCTTGGGGCAACCTCCCCAGTTGTTACTACCGACTTCGGGGCAGTTTCGTGACTCATTTGTCCAGTAAGCATACTGAATAAAAAGACTGCCACCACAGCACTGATTAAGGAGCAGACGGCGGATATTTGCCAAGTGGATAAGCCCTTGCGCGATCTTCGCACAGAATGCTTGCGGTTAGCAAATGATCCCTTTGATGCTTCATCCCCTCTGGACCGTGATACTTTAGTTGAATAGAAATCGTCATCAAACAATCCCACCGAAAATCTCCCCCTTCTATTGCCAACCGTTCACAGTATCTAAAACCTGAACCTCTAGCAATCACGTTCCAAGCATATACCTCTGCATCCTTTAGACTCCAACAATCACTAAAAAGTTTCACTTTATCCATTAACCACACAATAGTTTCAGTTAATCGAAAGAATTTTAGAATCTTTCAATATATCTTCTCTACTAGGAATATTTTGCAACTTAAAAGACTACACTAATAGAAAGGTTCCATAAATTTAGAGTTTGCTTATCACGTCTATAATTGTATCACAGGCAACCCTCAATTCGTGATTTTCCTGAGGTAAAAAGCCTGCGAATTTTTTACAACTCCAGTTCTGTTTTTACTACATAAGGAGGTATAATTATGAATTCTTTTTCCACAAGTATGGATCTGGTGGAGTTTATCGGTAAGCTTGGCGATTTGAAGGATGAACACTACCATATGACCCTTGCCTTCAGTGCTATGATCGAATTGATGATCGATAAAGGCCTGATCTCCCGCCAAGAATTAGAACGAAAGACTGCTGAGCTTGATCAGCTTATGACAACTGGCTCAACTTATCCCATGGCGTAGGTTGGTCATAATACGTATCGCAAAGCTTAAACTCACTATCTTTAAAGAAACAGCCCCGATCCTCCATTGCGCAACGTACCGACATTTTAGCCAAATCCATCATATTATGATCCCGGCTTAAATGCGCTAAATAGGTACGTTTAGTCCGTCCTGTGAGAATTTCACTTAGTGCTGCTCCCGCTGCTTCATTAGAAAGGTGACCCATGTCGCCAAGTATGCGTCGTTTCGTATTCCACGGATAACGTCCCATCCTCAGCATTTCAATATCATGATTCGCCTCCAGCACCAATACGTCTGCCTCTGAAATCGCATCTCTTACCTTGTCGCTAACATATCCCAGATCTGTAGCTACACACAGTTTTTCTTTTCCATCATAAAAATTGTAACCCACCGGCTCCGCCGCATCATGAGAAATTGCAAACGATTCTACACGCAGACTACCAAAATCCCTATGCTGTCCCGACTCCATAATGATTCGGTTATAGTCGGGTATTTTTCCAATGCCTTTTTCAATGGCTCCCCAGGTATTGGTGTTCGCATAAATCGGAAGATCGTATTTACGGGCCATTGCCCCGAGTCCTTTAATATGATCGGAATGCTCGTGTGTGACTAAAATCCCGTCTATATCATTACCCGTTAGCTCGCGCATGGCCAACAGCTCATCGATCCGCTTGGCACTTAGTCCCGCGTCAATCATAAGTGTTGTCTCCCCGTTCCGAACCACCGTTACATTTCCGGTAGAACCACTGGACAGTACTGTAAATGAAATCCCCATTTTCCTTACTCCTTCTAATCTGTTGTCTTCGGACTGATGATGTCCGCACTTATAGCATCCACATAATAGGCATTGCCGTTCTCCAGCATGAACCGCCACATTGGCGACGCTACCTGACTTTCGGAGTTGAACAACTCACCATAATAACCAAGCTCAATCTCCTTTACTACGGAGTCTGCCGGAAAATATTTTTCAATCAAACTGCTAAGCGCTTGCGATGCCGGCAGTACCTTCTGTTCCTTATCGCTACTGCTTGCCCCTATCTCAATCTTAGGTGAGCGGAAAGCTACAATCTTCTGATCACTATTAATCAACTCTAACCTAACTCGGAATAGCGACCACTGATTCTGAACTAGCGGGTGAAGCACGAACTTCCCAACTTCACTTTCTTGAGAATCAAAACGATAATTTGCGATATCCGGTATTTGACTCTCAAGCGCCTTGCTAAGGTCAGTGAAGGAAGAATAGATCAGCTTGCTGTCTATAGGAACATCTAATTTAATGGGTGGTTCATTCTGCTCTTCAGCAGAATATCGATAAGTTATATTAGGAAGCTGCGGGGTAGAAGCCGGAATGGGACACAACACACGAATCCCTTTCTGCTCCATGACCGCCTGGGTTTCTTCGGACAGGGAAGTGAAATCGAGATTGGCACTAACCTGATCGCGCAAATCAATCCACAGCTGATAACATAGCAGCAGATTTAGACCTAAAAAGGCGCAAATTAGTACATTTTTGGCTCTTCCCCAATCCATACCCTTACCTCCTAAATGTTATATGAACAACTTGTACATTAATTTAATGTAAGAACGCTGCCGTCAATAAGCGTAACCTTCCAGACTGGAAGTAGTTGCAGCTTCTCTTCTTTCACTACAGGTACATACGCAGGCGTTAAATCCTTCACTGCCGAAGTTTTGCTGACCGCAGACAATTGATTCTCTAGCTCCACGCCTCCAGATAGCTCTACGATTTTCTTCTCTGCCTTACTCTCATCAATATAGATTAACGAGCGTTCATAAGAGGATACGGTGCCTTGCTGCAATTCCAGATTAATTACACCATACTGCAGCTGCGAGTTGCTCATGATCGGATAGGAGCCATATGGATAGGAGCCATAATATTGTTGAAAAGAGACCTTTCTCTCCTGTCTCCCCTCCTCGGTGGCTTCAAGACGATAGGTTCCATTCCATCCACCATGTTGGTTCACAAATTCTACAGCTTCAAGCGCATCCTTGGCAGGTGTACTGTCTCCGGCTGGAAGTGCGGCAGGATCGCTATAGCTCATCCAATTCCGTTCCTTATCGACCTGAAGACTCCGTTTGCTATCCGTATAAATCTCCGAGCCATTTTTCTCGCGAATATATCTAGTGCTTCCAACATCGAAGAAAAGATTGTTCTGCATTTGTTCTATGGTATACATGCCTGAAGGCATCTCAACCTGAACCAGAGAAATCTTGCTGTCTGGCACATAATAATCACCATCTACGGACTTGTAAGGCGTCCAGTTCTTGCCGAAATCCACATGCTGCTGCACGTCTTGCACAGTTAAATCCGCTTTTGCCGCTTCATATATAATGTCGCCTCTCGTACTGAAGAAAATGGCATGCGCTTTGGAGTCATTCTTAATGTTATAGATCCAAATGCGATCAATGCTTTCTCCTTCAAATAGGGAATCAGGTGACAGCTGCATAACCCGCTGAAGTAACGTTACCGGAATGCCGGATCCGAACGAAAGCTCAATCCCCGGATTCTCATTTCGAATCTTATCCCAATCATAATCCTGTACCGAGTGCCGCTGGAAGCTTTCAAATCCACGCCCTTTTAACCGATTCATAATCAAGCTATAGAACGTTGAGTCTGGATAAAAAAGCGTATGCTTGTTATCGCCCATATGGATGATCATTTTATCAGGGTACAGCAGGTTCTCAACCTTTTCCTCCGGTCCCATATTGTCTGTCTTCACATATAGATTCTCGGAAAGTACCGCTGAGTCTGCACCAGGCAAGCGATAAATCAAATAGTAACTCTCAACAAGACTTCCCAGCACGAGCAAGGCTAGAATCCATGACTTCAATCTCTCCTTCATGCCTCACTCCCCCTTTGCGCATTCAGAGGTAGTGTAAAGGTTACCTTAGAGCCTTCATTAAGCTCGGATTGCAGGGAAATAGAGCCTCCATGGGCTTTCACAATTTCCCGGGCAATGGAAAGGCCAAGTCCGGTGCCTCCCATATTCCGTGAACGCGCCTTATCCACCCGATAAAAACGTTCAAAGATCCGCTCGATGTCTTTCTTCGGTATACCAATCCCGGAATCACGTACAGAAATGGAGAGCATTCCATCCTCACTTTTCAAGGCTTCCAATTCAATCGTACCGCCTTCTGGCGTATATTTTAATGCATTGGAGACCAAATTCCCCAAGACCTGATCGATTTGATCACGATCGAGCCATGCTGTGCTGACATCCCTACGGACCCTTGTACTAATGTCGATCCGCTTCTGCCGAATCTGAAAAGAAAAGCGGTCTGCTACATCCTCTAGCATTTCAGTAATATCCGTCTGCTGAATTCTGAGAAGTGCCTCCTTGGAATCCAGACGCGACAGATGCAGTAGATCCGTAACCAGACGAATCATACGCTCGGTTTCGTTACGAATAACCCCAACAAAACGAACCGCTAACTGCGGGTCCTCAAGCGCTCCATCATCAAGTGCCTCCACATAGCTTTTAATCGTTGTAAGTGGTGTTCTTAGCTCATGCGAAACGTTCGCGACGAACTCTCGGCGTGATTCCTCCAGGTTCTCTTGCTCAGTTACATCTTGCAGCACGGCAATAGTACCGGCAATCCCACCTTCACGGCGATGAATCGGAGTAAACGTAACTCTCACGATATTAGAATCTTCTCCACCCATATGTGTCAGATGAAGCATTGCAGACTGGGCATTTCCTTTAGCCAAGGAACCACTCTGCTCATAATCAAGACCTAGCAATTTATCCAGTGGGGCACCTTCCGGCAACGGACCTTCTGTTCCCAGCATAAGTGCTGCTCGAAGGTTCATAAGAATGACTACACCATTCTCATCCGTGGCTACCACACCGTCACTCATATTCGTCAGAATAGAGGTAAGCTTCTCTTTCTCTTCCTCATTCTGAGAGAGCGCCTCACGCAATCTGCCGGTCATATAATTGAATGCCTGACTGAGTTGTCCAATTTCATCGTTGCCGAGTACGGGCATTTTTCGATTGAACCGACCTTCAGCAACAGCTGTTGCATGCCTAGTCATTTCTTTAATCGGCTGCGTAATGGTGTGTGCAAGAATAACACATAGGACAACTGTCAGTCCCAAGGCTAACAGCAAACCAGAGATGAATACACTGTTGATCCTGCCCATGGTCGCATATAAATCTTTCATGTCAGCAGCAATATAGATTGCACCTACTACCTTGTCACCGGAAAGTACCGGCTTGGCCACAACCTTTTTCCGCACATTATCATCAGCAATAATATATTCTTCATTATCACTGATCCCCTGCAAGGCGCGATTCACTACGGTCTGAGTGTTGCGCTGTCCGACATAGTCATTCTGTGAGGGCACGGAGGTGGTGATGATTTTGCCGCTGGCATCAAGCACCTGAATCTCGGCCCCGTTAATGTAAAGATTATTAACCATACCACGCAGACTTTCTACAGCCGTTTCCTCGTCAACGGTACCAGCCTCACTACCGAATTTATCAGCAGTCAGGATGGACAGCATCTCCGCACGTGCTTTAAGATCCTTCGTGAAGTTATCCGTTAACGAGTTCTTCATCGAGCTGACAAAATAGACTCCAATTAACTGCATAGCTATCAGAATCAGCAGCACATAAATAAT
This genomic stretch from Paenibacillus sp. FSL H7-0737 harbors:
- the walK gene encoding cell wall metabolism sensor histidine kinase WalK produces the protein MKWWSFFRTIQAKLIIIYVLLILIAMQLIGVYFVSSMKNSLTDNFTKDLKARAEMLSILTADKFGSEAGTVDEETAVESLRGMVNNLYINGAEIQVLDASGKIITTSVPSQNDYVGQRNTQTVVNRALQGISDNEEYIIADDNVRKKVVAKPVLSGDKVVGAIYIAADMKDLYATMGRINSVFISGLLLALGLTVVLCVILAHTITQPIKEMTRHATAVAEGRFNRKMPVLGNDEIGQLSQAFNYMTGRLREALSQNEEEKEKLTSILTNMSDGVVATDENGVVILMNLRAALMLGTEGPLPEGAPLDKLLGLDYEQSGSLAKGNAQSAMLHLTHMGGEDSNIVRVTFTPIHRREGGIAGTIAVLQDVTEQENLEESRREFVANVSHELRTPLTTIKSYVEALDDGALEDPQLAVRFVGVIRNETERMIRLVTDLLHLSRLDSKEALLRIQQTDITEMLEDVADRFSFQIRQKRIDISTRVRRDVSTAWLDRDQIDQVLGNLVSNALKYTPEGGTIELEALKSEDGMLSISVRDSGIGIPKKDIERIFERFYRVDKARSRNMGGTGLGLSIAREIVKAHGGSISLQSELNEGSKVTFTLPLNAQRGSEA